A genomic region of Mycobacterium senriense contains the following coding sequences:
- a CDS encoding amino acid permease — protein MTSSTGKLRIPLSLGDIAKRVFLGKPLITEDIASEKLSNSVALGALSPDAVSSVAYGPEQILIELLPHAGLAAFLLLLPITGVILLILVLVAASYRQVVMAYTRAGGSYIVARDNFGPRVAQIAAAALLIDYVVTVAVQSAAGTVAVVSAIPALGPYSLELTVAVVLMICYANLRGLKEAGLPFAVATYSFIVMVGLTIVIGIVRAAIGNLPTYDPAHLAGTVPVHQGNGLVLGATILVLLRAFANGGSSLTGVEAISNTVDYFRKPQGRNARRVLTAMATILGLLLAGVAYLAHVTHATPYLTEYPSVLSQIGRAVFGSGTVGDVFYVLVQAATAAILFTGANTSFNGFPALASFVAEDRFLPRQLTKRGHRLVFSNGIITLTALSVALLVATGGSVNALVPFYAIGVFTGFSMAGYGMTKHHLTHREPGWRRRLAINLSAAILSTIVVGIFAVAKFTEGAWLVVVVFPLLVFMLTRLNREYRAEAAILEMFRTDRPELVKYARHRVFVLVDSVDLAVIEALRYGRGLRADELTAVHFMVDPAHAAQLRKRWDHFELDTPLRIVDCPDRRISRAAQLLVAKALEEKARTNVTVLLPRRTFARLLGRLLHDRTADKISRAVSLIPDAAATIVPYDVESRIREAYPDTFEQRIAQAIDKLEAWVSQDEDQKVDAYEHPKGPQSVVMVAGLISGQRASVEGRVSEVEDVTTRGRTYRRIVIGDSTGEMTVIFRPGHGGDDIQPGQVLRVTGKARQTGTRDISMLDPDYQVIEDPAKDAESEDSEQTSDT, from the coding sequence GTGACCAGTTCGACCGGCAAGCTGCGCATCCCGCTCTCGCTAGGGGACATCGCCAAGCGGGTGTTCCTTGGAAAGCCGTTGATCACCGAGGACATCGCGTCGGAGAAGCTATCGAATTCCGTTGCGCTAGGCGCGCTTTCGCCCGACGCCGTCTCCTCCGTCGCGTACGGTCCCGAGCAGATCCTGATCGAACTGTTGCCCCACGCCGGGCTGGCCGCCTTCCTGCTTCTGCTGCCCATCACCGGTGTCATCCTGCTGATCCTGGTGCTGGTGGCCGCCTCGTATCGGCAGGTGGTCATGGCCTACACCCGGGCCGGCGGTTCGTACATCGTGGCGCGCGACAACTTCGGTCCCAGAGTTGCGCAGATCGCCGCCGCGGCCCTGTTGATCGACTATGTGGTCACGGTCGCCGTGCAGTCGGCGGCCGGGACCGTCGCGGTGGTCTCGGCGATTCCCGCGCTGGGCCCATACAGCCTCGAGCTCACCGTCGCCGTGGTGCTGATGATCTGCTACGCCAACCTGCGGGGCCTGAAGGAAGCGGGGTTGCCGTTCGCGGTGGCGACCTATTCCTTCATCGTCATGGTCGGACTGACCATCGTGATCGGCATCGTCCGCGCGGCCATCGGGAACCTGCCGACCTACGATCCCGCCCACCTGGCCGGCACGGTGCCGGTGCACCAGGGCAACGGTCTGGTGCTGGGCGCCACGATCTTGGTGCTGCTGCGTGCGTTCGCCAACGGGGGTTCGTCGCTGACCGGGGTCGAGGCCATCTCCAACACGGTCGACTACTTCCGCAAGCCCCAGGGCCGCAACGCGCGTCGAGTGCTGACCGCGATGGCGACCATCCTCGGCTTGCTGCTGGCCGGCGTCGCCTACCTGGCCCACGTCACCCACGCCACGCCGTATCTGACCGAATATCCCTCGGTCTTGTCGCAGATCGGGCGTGCCGTCTTCGGGAGCGGCACCGTCGGCGACGTCTTCTACGTCCTGGTCCAGGCTGCAACGGCCGCCATCTTGTTCACCGGCGCGAACACCAGCTTCAACGGCTTCCCGGCCCTGGCCAGTTTCGTCGCCGAAGACCGCTTCCTGCCCAGGCAGCTCACGAAACGTGGCCATCGCCTGGTGTTTTCGAACGGGATCATCACCCTGACGGCGCTGTCGGTCGCATTGCTGGTGGCCACCGGCGGGTCGGTGAATGCGCTGGTGCCGTTCTACGCGATCGGGGTGTTCACCGGATTCTCGATGGCCGGTTACGGGATGACCAAACACCATCTGACTCATCGAGAACCGGGCTGGCGACGCCGGCTGGCGATCAACCTGTCCGCCGCGATTTTGTCGACGATCGTGGTGGGTATCTTCGCGGTGGCGAAATTCACCGAGGGCGCCTGGCTGGTGGTCGTCGTGTTCCCCCTGTTGGTGTTCATGCTGACCCGGCTCAACCGCGAATATCGCGCCGAGGCAGCCATTCTCGAGATGTTCCGAACCGACCGCCCGGAGTTGGTGAAGTACGCGCGGCACCGGGTATTCGTGTTGGTCGACTCCGTCGATCTGGCGGTGATCGAGGCCTTGCGCTACGGCAGGGGTTTGCGGGCCGACGAGCTGACCGCGGTGCATTTCATGGTCGACCCGGCCCACGCGGCGCAACTGCGAAAGCGTTGGGACCATTTCGAACTCGACACTCCGTTGCGAATTGTGGATTGCCCGGACCGTCGGATCAGCCGGGCAGCACAGCTGCTGGTTGCCAAGGCGCTTGAGGAGAAGGCGCGGACCAATGTGACGGTGCTGCTGCCCCGAAGGACCTTCGCCCGGCTGTTGGGCCGGCTGCTGCACGACCGCACCGCCGACAAGATCTCGCGAGCGGTCAGCCTCATCCCCGACGCTGCGGCGACGATCGTGCCCTACGACGTCGAGTCGCGGATCAGGGAGGCGTACCCCGACACCTTCGAGCAGCGGATCGCGCAGGCAATCGACAAGCTCGAGGCGTGGGTGTCCCAGGACGAGGACCAGAAGGTCGACGCCTACGAGCACCCGAAGGGGCCGCAATCGGTGGTCATGGTGGCCGGCCTGATCTCCGGGCAGCGCGCCAGCGTCGAAGGGCGCGTCAGTGAGGTCGAAGACGTCACGACCCGCGGCCGGACCTACCGGCGAATCGTCATCGGCGACAGCACCGGCGAAATGACCGTGATCTTCCGCCCGGGCCACGGGGGCGACGACATCCAGCCCGGTCAGGTACTGCGAGTCACCGGGAAGGCTCGCCAGACCGGCACCCGGGACATATCGATGCTCGATCCGGATTATCAAGTCATCGAGGATCCCGCCAAGGACGCCGAGTCCGAAGACTCCGAACAAACCAGCGATACGTAG